Proteins from one Microbacterium faecale genomic window:
- a CDS encoding response regulator — protein sequence MIGVALVDDQSLFRAGIRMLVDSQPDMRIIGEAGDGRAGITLVDQERPDIVLMDIRMPVMDGIEATREILTRPDPPRIIMLTTFDLDEAAARAIRGGASGFLLKDADPEFLLAAIRGVHTGSSVIAAAETRELFAHYADRKPVPEVFARLTEREREIFGLAARGLNNAEIAAREFLSEATVKTHISRILTKLALRDRVQLVVFAHDHGLTG from the coding sequence ATGATCGGCGTCGCCCTCGTGGACGATCAGTCGCTGTTCCGCGCGGGCATTCGCATGCTCGTCGACTCGCAGCCGGACATGCGGATCATCGGCGAGGCGGGTGATGGCCGCGCCGGCATCACGCTCGTGGACCAGGAGCGGCCCGATATCGTCCTCATGGACATCCGCATGCCCGTCATGGACGGGATCGAGGCGACGAGGGAGATCCTCACGCGACCGGATCCGCCGCGCATCATCATGCTCACGACCTTCGACCTCGATGAGGCAGCGGCACGCGCGATCCGCGGCGGTGCGAGCGGGTTCCTCCTCAAAGACGCCGACCCGGAGTTCCTCCTCGCCGCGATCCGCGGCGTGCACACCGGCTCGAGCGTCATCGCGGCGGCCGAGACGCGGGAGCTTTTCGCCCACTATGCCGACCGCAAGCCGGTCCCCGAGGTCTTCGCCCGTCTCACCGAACGCGAGCGCGAGATCTTCGGCCTCGCCGCACGCGGGTTGAACAACGCGGAGATCGCCGCGCGCGAGTTCCTCAGCGAGGCGACGGTGAAGACGCACATCAGCCGGATCCTCACCAAGCTCGCCCTGCGCGATCGCGTGCAACTGGTGGTCTTCGCCCACGACCACGGCCTCACCGGCTGA
- a CDS encoding ABC transporter ATP-binding protein — MENTEGLAARVIDLTKSFGSGSGAVTALDAVNVGIRRGEFTAIMGPSGSGKSTLMHIMAGLDDPTQGRAWIGDTEITGLGDRELTLLRRRKAGFVFQSFNLVPTLDVKANILLPFDLDGRRPTAAEQHLVQDLVYDLGLGDRLTHRPHQLSGGQQQRVAIVRALATAPDVVFADEPTGNLDSRTGREVLRILRRASEGGQSIVMVTHDPIAASYADRVLFLGDGRVVADKPRQSAEQISEHMLRSEMAAVA, encoded by the coding sequence ATGGAGAACACAGAGGGTCTCGCGGCCCGCGTCATCGACCTCACGAAGAGCTTCGGATCCGGTTCGGGCGCCGTCACCGCGCTCGACGCGGTCAACGTCGGCATCCGCCGCGGCGAGTTCACGGCGATCATGGGGCCGAGCGGCTCCGGCAAGTCGACGCTCATGCACATCATGGCGGGCCTCGACGACCCCACTCAGGGTCGCGCCTGGATCGGCGACACCGAGATCACGGGGCTCGGCGACCGCGAGCTCACGCTGCTGCGGCGTCGCAAGGCCGGGTTCGTGTTCCAGTCGTTCAACCTCGTGCCGACGCTCGATGTCAAAGCCAACATCCTGCTGCCGTTCGACCTCGACGGGCGCCGCCCGACGGCGGCCGAGCAGCACCTCGTGCAGGATCTCGTCTACGACCTCGGTCTGGGCGACCGCCTGACGCACCGTCCCCACCAGCTCAGCGGCGGACAGCAGCAGCGCGTCGCGATCGTGCGCGCCCTGGCCACGGCGCCCGACGTCGTCTTCGCGGACGAGCCGACCGGCAACCTCGACTCCCGCACGGGGCGTGAGGTGCTGCGGATCCTGCGTCGAGCGAGCGAGGGCGGTCAGAGCATCGTGATGGTAACGCACGACCCTATTGCCGCGAGCTACGCCGACCGCGTGCTGTTCCTCGGCGATGGCCGGGTCGTCGCCGACAAGCCCCGCCAGAGCGCCGAGCAGATCTCCGAGCACATGCTCCGCAGCGAGATGGCGGCCGTCGCGTGA
- a CDS encoding ABC transporter permease, translating into MSAVAFEAPDRAGVLDAPARGASLTFLRERGMGASVLVTALSSGFGVALLALATYVGFLAQEYMGYGGTVGVMVTVLTVLFIVIAMYVAAIVTANTFATIVAGRTRQIALMRLIGSTARDERRKVANQGLVVGVIGSVIGLVVGVAVAYAGPAIAESVLSAPAYEDPVTLWMLLPIPAVILTTWVAAWGGSRRVLSVTPNEALGGAVARTHADQAGRRGRNGAAMTLGILGILLLTAGLVLGLYTPLAVLIAFVGGLLSFTALVMASAAIMPPILRLVGRAFGGSATARMAAQNALRYPERSSRMSIGVVVGVTLVVMLAVAAETFERILLVGVPPDEAEATGISGFIDMLSGVMMGLVGFAGVIAAVGLVNLLTIGVVQRRAELGLLRALGLSIGQIRRMVLLEAVHITLSSTLLGLALGVAYGWIGAQSTTGSVPEGGLLIAPAIPWIPVAIVVAAVAVLTIVASVAPTRLATRISPVEALAVE; encoded by the coding sequence GTGAGCGCCGTCGCCTTCGAAGCGCCGGACCGCGCCGGGGTGCTCGACGCCCCGGCGCGCGGCGCCTCCCTCACCTTCCTCCGCGAGCGGGGGATGGGCGCGAGCGTGCTCGTCACGGCGCTGTCGTCCGGCTTCGGCGTCGCGCTGCTCGCTCTCGCCACCTACGTCGGCTTCCTCGCCCAGGAGTACATGGGCTACGGCGGCACCGTCGGGGTGATGGTCACCGTGCTCACGGTGCTGTTCATCGTGATCGCGATGTACGTCGCCGCCATCGTCACCGCGAACACCTTCGCGACGATCGTGGCCGGCCGCACGCGGCAGATCGCGCTGATGCGGCTGATCGGATCCACGGCCCGCGACGAGCGCCGAAAGGTCGCGAACCAGGGGCTGGTCGTCGGCGTCATCGGATCCGTCATCGGCCTCGTCGTCGGCGTCGCGGTCGCGTACGCCGGACCCGCGATCGCCGAGAGCGTGCTGTCCGCGCCGGCGTACGAGGACCCCGTGACGCTCTGGATGCTGCTGCCGATCCCGGCGGTCATCCTCACGACATGGGTCGCGGCGTGGGGCGGATCCCGTCGCGTGCTGAGCGTCACACCGAACGAGGCGCTCGGGGGAGCGGTCGCCCGCACGCACGCCGACCAGGCGGGGCGCCGCGGACGCAACGGCGCCGCGATGACGCTTGGAATCCTCGGGATCCTGCTGCTCACGGCGGGCCTCGTGCTCGGGCTGTACACGCCGCTCGCGGTCCTCATCGCGTTCGTGGGCGGTCTGCTGTCGTTCACGGCGCTCGTGATGGCGTCGGCCGCGATCATGCCGCCGATCCTGCGGCTCGTCGGGCGCGCGTTCGGCGGATCCGCGACGGCGCGTATGGCGGCACAGAACGCGCTGCGCTACCCGGAGCGGTCCAGTCGCATGTCGATCGGGGTCGTCGTGGGCGTCACGCTCGTCGTGATGCTGGCGGTCGCCGCCGAGACGTTCGAGCGGATCCTGCTCGTCGGCGTGCCCCCGGACGAGGCCGAGGCGACCGGCATCTCGGGGTTCATCGACATGCTCTCCGGGGTCATGATGGGGCTCGTCGGGTTCGCCGGTGTCATCGCCGCGGTCGGGCTGGTCAACCTGCTCACGATCGGCGTCGTGCAGCGCCGCGCCGAGCTCGGCCTGCTGCGTGCGCTGGGGCTGTCGATCGGACAGATCCGCCGCATGGTGCTGCTCGAGGCAGTGCACATCACGCTCTCCTCGACGCTCCTCGGCCTCGCGCTGGGCGTCGCCTACGGCTGGATCGGCGCGCAGTCGACCACCGGATCCGTGCCGGAGGGCGGGCTGCTCATCGCGCCCGCGATCCCGTGGATCCCCGTCGCGATCGTGGTCGCCGCGGTGGCGGTGCTGACCATCGTCGCCTCGGTCGCGCCGACGCGCCTGGCCACCCGCATCAGCCCGGTCGAGGCCCTCGCCGTGGAGTGA
- a CDS encoding LysR family transcriptional regulator codes for MSAPWSSHRLLLLRELQLRGTITAVAAALSYAPSTVSQQLAQLESEVGVPLLQADGRRVRLTAQGETVAAHAAEVLALEERARAELDVDNPMPAPVRIAALQTSARALLPRTLEILETTHPGMRVEIAVVPPEEGLFEVAARGFDLVIAEQYPGHTREHVAGLDRVALGSDPIRLAVGHSSAVTSLAEAANEAWVMEPRGTAVHAWSVQQCRAIGFEPDVRYSAADLLAQLRMISAGRAVGLLPEQLLAGDESPVRLIDLPDAPTREIFTSAREASAGSRGVVAVRAALQRAFHDAGRSS; via the coding sequence ATGAGCGCCCCGTGGAGTTCGCACCGCCTGCTGCTCCTGCGCGAGCTGCAGCTGCGCGGCACGATCACCGCCGTCGCCGCGGCGCTCAGCTACGCCCCGTCGACCGTGTCGCAGCAGCTCGCCCAGCTCGAGAGCGAGGTCGGCGTTCCGCTGCTGCAGGCTGACGGCCGCCGTGTGCGCCTGACCGCTCAGGGCGAGACCGTGGCGGCGCATGCGGCCGAGGTACTGGCGCTCGAGGAGCGGGCGCGGGCCGAGCTCGACGTGGACAACCCCATGCCCGCGCCCGTGCGCATCGCGGCCCTGCAGACGTCGGCCCGCGCACTCCTGCCCCGAACGCTGGAGATCCTCGAGACGACCCACCCCGGCATGCGCGTCGAGATCGCGGTCGTGCCACCCGAGGAGGGCCTGTTCGAGGTCGCCGCCCGCGGGTTCGACCTCGTGATCGCGGAGCAGTACCCGGGGCACACCCGCGAGCACGTCGCCGGACTCGACCGCGTGGCGCTCGGCAGCGACCCGATTCGCCTCGCGGTCGGTCACTCCTCGGCGGTGACCTCCCTCGCGGAGGCCGCCAATGAGGCATGGGTGATGGAGCCGCGCGGCACCGCCGTGCACGCGTGGTCTGTGCAGCAGTGCCGCGCGATCGGATTCGAACCCGACGTCCGCTACAGCGCGGCCGACCTGCTCGCGCAGCTGCGCATGATCTCGGCCGGGCGGGCGGTCGGCCTGCTGCCGGAACAACTGCTCGCCGGCGATGAGAGCCCCGTGCGGTTGATCGACCTGCCCGACGCCCCCACGCGCGAGATCTTCACCTCCGCTCGCGAGGCGTCCGCCGGATCCCGCGGCGTCGTCGCGGTGCGCGCTGCCCTGCAACGCGCCTTCCACGACGCCGGCCGGTCGTCGTAA
- a CDS encoding bifunctional proline dehydrogenase/L-glutamate gamma-semialdehyde dehydrogenase: MTIEQGGSTQFSAPDVTARLDRALADEAIAQVRTWLIEARAEKVDSAAKNLAGVLSDPKGLDFAVGFVDGVVQPEDLHVAARNFQRVSRDVPRFLPAPLRGLVRLGGAVAPMFPPIVVPIARKVLREMVRHLIVDASEKGLGPALKKIGGEGTRLNINLLGEAILGQREADKRVADTIRLIERDDVEYVSIKVSSTVVPHSLWAHDQAVAEAVEALAPVFRAAVANDTFVNLDMEEYKDLDVTLDVFQQILDRDEFQRSRAGIVLQAYLPDCLAAMIRLQEWAATRVANGGSAVKVRVVKGANLPMEQVEAETHGWPLATWQSKQHTDAGYKQVLDYALTPERIANVHVGVAGHNLFDVALAKLLAERRGIQIAPGSGVEFEMLLGMATQQAAVVRRDVGELLLYTPVVHPSEFDVAIAYLVRRLEEGASSDNFMSAVFDIDSDERLFQRERERFLTSVDMMPTEVPEPNRVMDRREPQPDGPRGEFRNTPDTDPAVDANRDWAADIRARMQESDLGNATIEEATLSSPEALDETIAGAFAAADEWRARPLAERVEILHRAGDELQRRRGDLLEVMGSECGKVVEQGDPEVSEAIDFAHFYARSAEKLAEVDGAEYVPAKVTAVIPPWNFPAAIPAGGALAGLASGSAVIFKPARQAARTGAVIAEALWAAGVPREVLRLVRLDGRDLGEQLLADERVDQAILTGAYETAELFRSFRQDLPLYAETSGKNAIIVTPSADFDLAAKDIAYSAFGHAGQKCSAASLVVLVGSVSKSERFRRQLLDAVDGYEVGYPWAEGARIGPVIAPAEGKLLRGLTKLEPGQKWVIEPQQLDDSGALWSPGIRENVERGSEFHLTEYFGPITGIMTAETLEEAVSIVNDIEYGLTSGLHSLDVDEIQQWLGSVQAGNAYINRVITGAIVERQPFGGWKKSAVGPGTKAGGPSYLFGLGTWTDAPQTSSRRDARGHADAASRRAVKALPEGDPAWLERALASDIRAFADEYGVARDVQGLELEQNVLRYVPTPVTIRYEGSRVEELVRVVAAGVRIGAPIDVSSALPVAQEVRDYLADVGVAFRVEEGAAWATRAAAFAKSGARIRLVGGSSEPIFLATEGEPNVAVYDGEVTGSGRVEMLPFVREQAVSITAHRFGNPRRYEVPVVAGGAGSLVAH; encoded by the coding sequence ATGACCATCGAACAGGGTGGATCGACGCAGTTCTCGGCCCCAGACGTGACTGCGCGGCTCGACAGGGCGCTTGCGGACGAGGCGATCGCACAGGTGCGTACGTGGCTGATCGAGGCGCGAGCGGAGAAGGTCGATTCGGCAGCCAAGAACCTCGCCGGCGTGCTGAGCGACCCCAAGGGCCTCGACTTCGCCGTCGGATTCGTCGACGGTGTCGTGCAGCCCGAGGATCTCCACGTCGCCGCGCGCAACTTCCAGCGCGTCTCGCGCGACGTCCCCCGCTTCCTGCCCGCGCCCCTGCGCGGTCTCGTCCGCCTGGGCGGAGCCGTCGCCCCGATGTTCCCGCCGATCGTCGTGCCGATCGCGCGCAAGGTGTTGCGCGAGATGGTGCGCCACCTCATCGTCGACGCGAGCGAGAAGGGCCTCGGCCCGGCGCTCAAGAAGATCGGCGGCGAGGGCACGCGACTCAACATCAACCTGCTCGGCGAGGCGATCCTCGGCCAGCGCGAGGCCGACAAGCGCGTCGCCGACACGATCCGTCTCATCGAGCGCGACGACGTCGAGTACGTCTCGATTAAGGTCTCGTCGACCGTCGTGCCGCACAGCCTCTGGGCCCACGACCAGGCTGTCGCCGAGGCCGTCGAGGCGCTCGCGCCGGTGTTCCGCGCCGCGGTCGCCAACGACACGTTCGTCAACCTCGACATGGAGGAGTACAAGGATCTCGACGTCACGCTCGACGTGTTCCAGCAGATCCTCGACCGCGACGAATTCCAGCGCTCGCGCGCGGGCATCGTGCTGCAGGCGTACCTGCCCGACTGCCTCGCCGCGATGATCCGGCTGCAGGAATGGGCGGCGACGCGCGTCGCAAACGGCGGATCCGCGGTGAAGGTGCGCGTCGTCAAGGGCGCGAACCTGCCGATGGAGCAGGTCGAGGCCGAGACGCACGGCTGGCCGCTCGCGACCTGGCAGTCGAAGCAGCACACCGACGCCGGCTACAAGCAGGTGCTCGACTACGCGCTCACCCCCGAGCGCATCGCGAACGTGCACGTCGGCGTCGCGGGCCACAACCTCTTCGACGTCGCGCTCGCAAAGCTGCTCGCCGAGCGGCGCGGCATCCAGATCGCCCCCGGATCCGGCGTCGAGTTCGAGATGCTGCTCGGCATGGCGACCCAGCAGGCGGCCGTCGTCCGTCGCGACGTCGGCGAGCTGCTGCTCTACACGCCGGTCGTGCATCCCAGCGAGTTCGATGTCGCGATCGCCTACCTGGTTCGCCGTCTCGAGGAGGGCGCGAGCTCGGACAACTTCATGTCGGCGGTGTTCGACATCGACAGCGACGAGCGGCTGTTCCAGCGTGAGCGGGAGCGCTTCCTCACCTCAGTCGACATGATGCCGACAGAGGTGCCGGAGCCGAACCGCGTCATGGATCGCCGCGAGCCGCAGCCCGACGGTCCCCGCGGCGAGTTCCGCAACACCCCCGACACGGATCCGGCGGTCGATGCGAACCGCGACTGGGCCGCCGACATCCGCGCACGCATGCAGGAGTCGGACCTCGGCAACGCGACGATCGAGGAGGCGACGCTCTCGTCCCCCGAGGCGCTCGACGAGACGATCGCCGGCGCCTTCGCTGCCGCCGACGAGTGGCGAGCGCGCCCGCTCGCCGAGCGCGTCGAGATCCTACACCGCGCCGGTGACGAGCTGCAGCGGCGTCGCGGCGACCTGCTCGAGGTCATGGGATCCGAGTGCGGCAAGGTCGTCGAACAGGGCGACCCCGAGGTGAGCGAGGCGATCGACTTCGCCCACTTCTACGCTCGCAGTGCCGAGAAGCTCGCGGAGGTCGACGGGGCCGAATACGTTCCCGCGAAGGTGACCGCCGTCATCCCGCCGTGGAACTTCCCCGCCGCGATCCCGGCTGGCGGTGCGCTCGCGGGGCTGGCGAGCGGATCCGCCGTGATCTTCAAGCCGGCCCGTCAGGCCGCCCGCACCGGCGCCGTCATCGCCGAGGCACTCTGGGCCGCCGGCGTGCCGCGCGAGGTGCTGCGCCTCGTACGCCTCGACGGCCGCGACCTCGGCGAGCAGCTGCTCGCGGATGAGCGGGTCGACCAGGCGATCCTCACGGGCGCATACGAGACGGCCGAGCTGTTCCGCTCGTTCCGTCAGGACCTGCCGCTGTACGCCGAGACGAGCGGCAAGAACGCCATCATCGTCACGCCGAGCGCCGACTTCGACCTCGCGGCGAAGGACATCGCGTACTCCGCGTTCGGGCACGCCGGGCAGAAGTGCTCGGCCGCGTCGCTCGTGGTCCTCGTCGGATCCGTGTCGAAGAGCGAGCGCTTCCGTCGCCAGCTGCTCGACGCCGTCGACGGCTACGAGGTCGGCTATCCGTGGGCCGAGGGCGCGCGGATCGGACCGGTCATCGCCCCCGCCGAGGGCAAGCTCCTGCGCGGGCTGACGAAGCTCGAGCCGGGGCAGAAGTGGGTGATCGAGCCGCAGCAGCTCGACGACTCGGGTGCGCTGTGGTCGCCCGGTATCCGCGAGAACGTCGAGCGCGGCAGCGAGTTCCACCTGACCGAGTACTTCGGGCCGATCACGGGCATCATGACGGCCGAGACGCTCGAGGAGGCGGTCTCGATCGTCAACGACATCGAGTACGGCCTGACGAGCGGTCTGCACTCCCTCGACGTCGACGAGATCCAGCAGTGGCTCGGATCCGTGCAGGCGGGCAACGCGTACATCAACCGCGTCATCACGGGCGCGATCGTCGAGCGCCAGCCGTTCGGTGGATGGAAGAAGTCGGCGGTCGGCCCCGGCACGAAGGCGGGCGGGCCCAGCTACCTGTTCGGCCTGGGCACCTGGACCGACGCGCCGCAGACCTCGTCGCGGCGGGACGCGCGCGGACATGCGGATGCCGCCTCGCGCCGCGCCGTGAAGGCCCTGCCGGAGGGGGATCCCGCGTGGCTCGAGAGGGCGCTGGCGAGTGACATTCGCGCCTTCGCCGATGAGTACGGTGTCGCGCGCGACGTGCAGGGCCTCGAGCTCGAGCAGAACGTGCTGCGGTACGTGCCGACGCCGGTGACCATTCGCTACGAGGGATCTCGCGTCGAGGAACTCGTGCGCGTGGTCGCCGCCGGAGTGCGGATCGGTGCGCCGATCGATGTGTCGTCGGCCCTGCCCGTGGCGCAGGAGGTGCGCGACTATCTCGCGGACGTCGGCGTGGCGTTCCGCGTCGAGGAGGGCGCGGCCTGGGCGACGCGTGCCGCGGCGTTCGCGAAGAGTGGTGCGCGGATCCGTCTCGTCGGCGGCTCGTCGGAGCCGATCTTCCTCGCGACCGAGGGTGAGCCGAACGTCGCCGTCTACGACGGCGAGGTCACCGGATCGGGGCGCGTGGAGATGCTGCCGTTCGTGCGCGAGCAGGCGGTCTCGATCACGGCGCACCGCTTCGGCAACCCGCGCCGCTACGAGGTCCCGGTCGTCGCCGGCGGCGCCGGATCCCTCGTCGCCCACTGA
- a CDS encoding threonine aldolase family protein, translated as MEPLHDAARRTFASDNYAGAHPEVIEAVRIANLGHVSSYGDDPYTAELQRRFAELLGDETEVYPVWNGTGANVLALQSMVSRWGGVITPALAHVNTDEGGAPEKVGGLKIVPVDVPDAKLTPDLVRRHAGSRGVHTIVPEVVSITQSTEMGTLYSVEEIGEIAEVAHELGLAVHVDGARIANAVAALGRPLREILSGVDVLSFGGTKIGAMGAEAVVVLNPGAVTGIDFLRKSTMQLASKMRFVSAQLVALLEDDLWIRAGAQANAMAARLRKDIEGRGIPGVGFTQATEANGVFATLPPGVADRLREHVMFYDWNDATGEVRWLTSWDTEPADIDRFVGALDRLCR; from the coding sequence GTGGAACCGCTGCATGACGCCGCCCGCCGTACCTTCGCCTCCGACAATTACGCGGGGGCTCACCCCGAGGTGATCGAGGCGGTGCGCATCGCCAACCTCGGTCACGTGAGCTCGTACGGCGACGATCCCTACACCGCGGAACTGCAGCGGCGATTCGCTGAGTTGCTGGGTGACGAGACCGAGGTGTACCCCGTCTGGAACGGCACCGGCGCCAACGTGCTCGCCCTGCAGAGCATGGTCAGCCGCTGGGGCGGGGTCATCACGCCCGCGCTCGCGCACGTCAACACTGACGAGGGCGGGGCTCCCGAGAAGGTGGGCGGGCTGAAGATCGTGCCGGTCGACGTTCCGGACGCGAAGCTGACACCCGATCTCGTGCGCCGCCATGCCGGATCCCGCGGCGTGCACACGATCGTGCCGGAGGTGGTGTCGATCACGCAGTCGACCGAGATGGGCACGCTCTATTCGGTCGAGGAGATCGGCGAGATCGCCGAGGTCGCGCACGAGTTGGGGCTCGCGGTGCACGTCGACGGTGCGCGCATCGCGAACGCCGTCGCGGCTCTCGGCCGACCGTTGCGCGAGATCCTTTCCGGTGTCGATGTGCTCAGCTTCGGCGGCACGAAGATCGGCGCGATGGGGGCCGAGGCGGTCGTGGTGCTGAACCCGGGCGCGGTGACGGGGATCGACTTTCTGCGCAAGAGCACGATGCAGCTCGCCAGCAAGATGCGGTTCGTGTCGGCGCAGCTCGTCGCGCTGCTCGAAGACGACCTGTGGATCCGCGCGGGCGCGCAGGCGAACGCCATGGCCGCGCGCCTCCGCAAGGACATCGAGGGGCGCGGGATCCCCGGCGTGGGGTTCACGCAGGCCACCGAGGCCAACGGCGTGTTCGCGACGCTGCCGCCCGGCGTCGCCGACCGCCTGCGCGAGCACGTGATGTTCTACGACTGGAACGACGCGACCGGCGAAGTGCGGTGGCTCACCAGCTGGGACACGGAGCCCGCCGACATCGACCGCTTCGTCGGGGCCCTCGACCGCCTCTGCCGCTGA
- a CDS encoding GNAT family N-acetyltransferase: protein MPIRIRRAELSDAAAIADLHVRTWQSTYRGLLPDALLDELDVAARTERWQRILGGASATVGTAGAGGHAGIETDTPTSATVVAVEGERVLGFASAGAARDNDAPCARELWALYVDPIAHGAGVGAELLRTAIGADPAYLWVLEGNNRAIAFYEKHGFRLDGGVESEERGGRMLRDLRMARP from the coding sequence ATGCCGATCCGGATCCGCCGTGCCGAACTGTCCGATGCCGCGGCGATCGCCGACCTGCACGTGCGCACGTGGCAGTCCACCTACCGGGGATTGCTGCCGGATGCCCTCCTCGACGAGCTCGATGTCGCTGCGCGCACCGAGCGGTGGCAGCGGATCCTCGGCGGGGCGAGCGCGACTGTGGGCACCGCCGGCGCAGGCGGGCACGCCGGCATCGAGACCGACACTCCGACGTCCGCGACGGTCGTCGCGGTCGAGGGCGAACGCGTGCTCGGGTTCGCCTCGGCTGGCGCCGCGCGCGACAACGACGCGCCCTGCGCGCGTGAACTGTGGGCGCTGTACGTGGATCCGATCGCGCACGGCGCGGGTGTGGGCGCCGAGCTGCTGCGCACCGCGATTGGCGCGGATCCGGCGTACCTGTGGGTGCTCGAGGGCAACAACCGTGCGATCGCGTTCTACGAGAAGCACGGGTTCCGGCTCGACGGGGGCGTCGAATCCGAGGAGCGCGGCGGCCGCATGCTGCGCGACCTGCGCATGGCGCGCCCCTGA
- a CDS encoding 2-phosphosulfolactate phosphatase, with product MTDPRSQSTYQIRLAWGAEGLARLAPAGIIVVIDVIGSPEKLAADAVEQPNDPTVFLGTLRNATATAQAVYDEHLARGGRNAINLVLVGDDGAFAVEDYLAAGAIADGLSARGLDHSSPDVAVATEGFRPLTRALKHLVSASAAGLALTAEGKGPDARTAAELDAEAEPTRVIIAEED from the coding sequence ATGACGGATCCGCGGTCTCAGTCCACCTACCAGATCCGCCTCGCGTGGGGCGCCGAGGGGCTCGCACGGTTGGCGCCCGCAGGGATCATCGTCGTGATCGACGTGATCGGATCCCCGGAGAAGCTTGCGGCCGACGCGGTGGAGCAGCCGAACGATCCGACCGTCTTCCTCGGCACGCTGCGCAACGCGACGGCCACGGCCCAGGCCGTCTACGACGAGCACCTCGCACGGGGCGGGCGCAACGCCATCAACCTCGTGCTGGTCGGCGACGACGGCGCGTTCGCTGTCGAGGACTACCTCGCCGCCGGCGCAATCGCCGACGGGCTGTCCGCCCGCGGGCTGGACCACTCGTCGCCCGATGTCGCCGTCGCCACGGAGGGGTTCCGGCCCCTGACCCGCGCGCTCAAGCACCTCGTGTCCGCGAGCGCGGCGGGTCTCGCGCTCACAGCCGAGGGCAAGGGACCCGACGCGCGTACCGCGGCCGAGCTCGACGCGGAGGCGGAGCCGACGCGCGTCATCATCGCCGAAGAAGACTGA
- a CDS encoding SprT-like domain-containing protein: MADLDRVTVWANALIRMHLDPSWTFAFDNAKRRAGLCDFTRKRISVSRYLAARFSDDDIHQTLLHEVAHALAGPAAGHSAKWKRISRELGYVGGTTHSLETATELAPWIGVCPNGHTVYRHRRPSRASSCVKCARGFDARFAFRWQRREITRADRLAAQRPR; the protein is encoded by the coding sequence GTGGCTGATCTGGATCGTGTGACTGTGTGGGCGAACGCGCTCATCCGCATGCACCTCGATCCGTCGTGGACGTTCGCGTTCGACAACGCCAAGCGACGCGCCGGGCTGTGCGACTTCACGCGGAAGCGGATCTCGGTCTCGCGCTATCTCGCCGCGCGGTTCTCCGACGACGACATCCACCAGACGCTGCTGCACGAGGTCGCGCACGCGCTGGCTGGTCCGGCTGCCGGTCATTCCGCGAAGTGGAAGCGCATCTCGCGCGAGCTCGGATACGTGGGCGGCACGACCCACAGCCTCGAGACGGCGACGGAGCTCGCGCCGTGGATTGGCGTATGCCCCAACGGGCATACCGTCTACCGCCACCGCCGGCCGTCGCGCGCGTCGTCATGTGTGAAGTGCGCGCGCGGATTCGACGCGCGCTTCGCGTTCCGGTGGCAACGGCGGGAGATCACCCGCGCCGATCGGCTCGCCGCCCAGCGCCCGCGGTAG